One window from the genome of Verrucomicrobiia bacterium encodes:
- a CDS encoding CHASE domain-containing protein, with the protein MYFISSRKRLTSNTLFLHLLPTGAVLLTLLSISLLGWHNARQALAAEKQNATSTHATSARDSVVERMGTYEVVLRGASALFNSSDIVTRTEWKNYVSSFDLQQKYPGIQSVGYISFVSPNQKEALTARMQQEGFPDFHLYPDGNRDTYTAVLYTEPFRSSAGLGYDMYAEPTRRAAMQRASATGEASLTSKLTFIQNDAKLSTNSGFTMFVPVYSTVADQSLPAGQRKIQGFAYAPFIGKNLFGGIFGTQSTTSALRIYDAADQSANGLLYESENYSSLAADTTGYSHTVDMNLYGRTWKLDFRFSPSIISENTRNRPTTALISGIILSALLSGFVLALLVARTRALGNTKQVEVQAAKDELLSLASHQLRTPATSVKQYIGMLKDGYAGNVNTDQQSLLDKAYESNERQLHIINQLLYVAKIDAQGIVITPRRINLNKLLRDLAAELTPEAEQKKSRIKLQLPSKNVFIEADEHCVRMSLENLLTNAIKYSYEQKPITVSLRTQKAKVRIAISDKGIGIATDDIPQLFQRFTRIPNELSNQTSGSGIGLYLSQQLIDLHDGSIQVTSTVGKGTTFTVTLPKQQVR; encoded by the coding sequence ATGTATTTCATAAGTAGCCGCAAGCGCCTCACTTCTAACACTCTTTTTTTGCACCTACTGCCAACCGGTGCAGTGTTACTAACCCTGCTGAGTATTAGCCTGCTTGGCTGGCACAATGCTCGGCAGGCCTTGGCAGCCGAAAAGCAAAACGCTACCTCTACTCACGCCACAAGCGCGCGCGATTCTGTAGTCGAACGCATGGGAACATACGAGGTAGTCCTGAGGGGCGCCAGCGCACTCTTTAACTCGTCAGACATTGTCACGCGCACCGAGTGGAAAAATTATGTCAGCAGTTTTGACTTGCAGCAAAAATACCCAGGCATACAAAGTGTTGGCTATATCAGCTTTGTGTCGCCCAACCAAAAAGAAGCACTGACGGCTCGTATGCAGCAAGAAGGATTTCCAGACTTTCATCTCTATCCGGACGGCAACCGCGATACCTATACTGCAGTTCTATACACCGAACCTTTTCGTAGTTCTGCCGGCCTAGGCTACGACATGTATGCCGAACCGACCCGGCGAGCCGCCATGCAAAGAGCTAGCGCAACTGGCGAGGCCTCACTGACCAGCAAGCTCACCTTTATCCAGAATGATGCCAAACTCAGCACAAACTCGGGCTTCACCATGTTCGTGCCTGTTTATAGTACGGTTGCAGACCAATCCCTGCCAGCCGGGCAACGCAAAATACAAGGTTTTGCCTACGCTCCGTTCATTGGCAAAAACCTATTCGGCGGAATCTTTGGTACGCAAAGCACCACATCTGCCCTACGTATTTATGATGCAGCTGACCAGTCCGCCAATGGGCTGCTGTACGAGTCCGAGAACTATTCCTCACTGGCTGCCGACACCACCGGCTATAGCCACACGGTAGATATGAACTTGTACGGACGTACCTGGAAACTAGACTTCCGGTTCTCGCCCTCTATCATCTCCGAGAACACACGCAACCGCCCTACGACCGCACTCATATCTGGCATCATTCTCAGCGCACTGTTGTCTGGATTTGTACTAGCACTATTGGTGGCCCGCACCCGCGCGCTGGGCAATACCAAACAGGTCGAAGTCCAAGCTGCCAAGGACGAATTGCTATCGCTGGCTTCACACCAACTGCGCACGCCCGCAACGTCAGTCAAACAGTATATCGGTATGCTCAAAGACGGATATGCTGGCAACGTAAATACCGATCAGCAAAGCCTGCTAGACAAAGCCTACGAAAGCAACGAGCGGCAGCTGCACATCATCAACCAACTACTGTATGTTGCCAAAATAGACGCCCAAGGCATTGTCATTACTCCCCGCCGTATTAACCTGAACAAGCTCTTGCGTGACCTTGCAGCAGAATTGACACCAGAAGCCGAGCAAAAGAAAAGCCGCATCAAACTACAACTGCCGTCAAAGAATGTTTTCATAGAAGCCGACGAGCACTGTGTTCGCATGTCACTAGAAAACCTACTGACCAACGCCATCAAATACTCTTACGAGCAAAAACCCATAACCGTCAGCCTGAGAACTCAGAAGGCAAAAGTCAGAATAGCCATTTCCGACAAAGGCATCGGCATTGCCACCGACGACATACCCCAGCTATTTCAGCGCTTCACGCGCATTCCAAATGAACTGTCCAACCAAACCAGCGGCAGTGGAATTGGGTTGTATCTAAGTCAACAGCTGATCGATCTGCACGATGGCTCTATCCAGGTCACGTCTACCGTTGGCAAAGGAACTACCTTCACCGTTACACTGCCAAAGCAGCAAGTTCGCTAG
- a CDS encoding response regulator yields the protein MATILIVEDERNLNEAYQMILKREGHTIHAAYDGTEALNVTETLEPDLILLDLRMPKMGGVEFLKKYDLKKHKGVKVVIFSNLDTQKEIDEAYTLGADKYMLKAWASPKELIQLVNGMLKTKSKK from the coding sequence ATGGCTACAATTTTGATTGTCGAGGACGAGAGAAACCTCAACGAAGCGTACCAAATGATCTTGAAGCGTGAAGGTCACACTATTCACGCAGCTTACGACGGCACCGAGGCCCTGAACGTCACCGAAACCCTCGAGCCTGATCTTATTCTGCTGGACTTACGCATGCCCAAAATGGGCGGTGTCGAATTCCTGAAAAAGTACGACCTCAAAAAACACAAAGGCGTCAAAGTCGTCATCTTTAGCAACCTGGATACCCAAAAAGAAATAGACGAAGCCTACACACTTGGCGCCGACAAATACATGCTAAAAGCCTGGGCGTCTCCAAAAGAATTGATCCAGCTGGTTAACGGCATGCTCAAAACCAAGTCTAAAAAATAG